One Vicia villosa cultivar HV-30 ecotype Madison, WI unplaced genomic scaffold, Vvil1.0 ctg.000353F_1_1, whole genome shotgun sequence genomic window carries:
- the LOC131627280 gene encoding uncharacterized protein LOC131627280: MTLCLSVISDTVPPKLIWQIKVRIRSLWKVHSWNDHNTITSLEMILIDEKVGNNVDCTLWAEHAEQMHTYLTDNGYDKSVIVILQLCKPKIFQSIHGISNAFNGTRIFINSNLNESLEYKEKLENGNKSLNQMISYVSSQSNNVSMDDFLKHPKMTIFEVLQCPKVSTVVVLAKTIDFDHTKKWYYQACTKCSRSVRTKSRDLYFCESCVDVLPANPRIRIHVQVADVSGSSTFILFDRVATN; encoded by the exons ATGACTCTTTGTCTCAGTGTGATTTCTGACACCGTTCCTCCAAAACTGATCTGGCAGATTAAAGTTCGTATACGAAGTTTGTGGAAAGTTCATTCTTGGAATGACCACAATACTATTACCAGCTTAGAAATGATTTTGATTGATGAAAAAGT AGGAAATAATGTGGATTGTACTTTGTGGGCTGAACATGCTGAACAGATGCACACTTATTTAACTGATAATGGTTATGATAAGTCTGTAATAGTCATTTTACAGTTGTGTAAGCCTAAAATTTTTCAAT CAATTCATGGCATATCAAATGCCTTTAATGGTACAAGAATCTTTATTAATAGCAATCTAAATGAGTCTCTTGAATACAAAGAGAA GTTGGAGAATGGAAATAAGTCACTAAACCAAATGATTAGTTATGTATCTAGCCAAAGCAACAATGTTTCAATGGATGATTTTCTTAAACATCCGAAAATGACTATTTTTGAAGTTCTTCAATGTCCTAAG GTTTCTACTGTTGTTGTTCTTGCCAAAACAATTGACTTCGACCACACAAAGAAATGGTATTATCAAGCATGTACTAAATGTTCAAGGAGTGTACGTACAAAAAGTAGAgatttgtatttttgtgaaaGTTGCGTCGATGTTCTTCCAGCGAATCCAAG AATTAGGATACATGTTCAAGTTGCTGATGTGAGTGGATCTTcaacttttatactttttgacaGAGTGGCTACAAACTAA